A region of Deinococcus rubellus DNA encodes the following proteins:
- a CDS encoding mercuric reductase, with the protein MTPPPTTSFPSALVIGAGQAGGPLAGALAKAGWQVTLIEREYVGGTCVNEGCTPTKAMIASGQAAHMARSSQALGVSAGQVNVDLGQIVDRVQGIVRDFRQGSEAGIKKAGVNLIYGQARFSGVREVEITADGGKQTLSADYVFINAGARPRWPELPGLDDVGAMTSKDILLLRELPTHLLILGGGYISLEFAQLYARLGSRVTVIEQAGRLIEREDPDVMAALQEVLEGEGVSFVLGAEALGIEKVGSEIKLRAKQHGQEQTLSGSHLLVATGRVPNTDHLNVGATGAALDQYGFIVVDDHLLAAEQVYALGDIKGGPAFTHISYDDYRIVRDALLHGQQRKVNERLVPYTLFTDPQLGRVGLDRQQAQKLGRSTRVYTLPMSSVARAIETDATAGLMRAVVDDASDQLLGATVLGMEGGEVMSALQLAMMGQLTATTLRNAVLAHPTLSESINNLFVSGPEVLTGRA; encoded by the coding sequence ATGACCCCACCGCCCACCACTTCTTTTCCCTCAGCCCTTGTCATCGGCGCGGGGCAGGCCGGGGGACCATTGGCGGGCGCGCTCGCCAAAGCGGGCTGGCAGGTCACGCTGATCGAGCGCGAGTATGTCGGCGGCACCTGCGTCAACGAGGGCTGCACCCCCACCAAGGCCATGATCGCCAGCGGTCAGGCCGCCCATATGGCCCGCTCCTCGCAGGCGCTGGGCGTGAGCGCCGGGCAGGTGAATGTGGACCTCGGCCAGATCGTGGACCGGGTGCAGGGCATCGTCCGCGACTTTCGCCAGGGCAGTGAGGCGGGCATCAAGAAGGCGGGCGTGAACCTGATTTACGGTCAGGCCCGTTTCAGCGGCGTACGCGAGGTGGAGATCACGGCGGACGGCGGCAAACAGACGCTCAGCGCCGACTACGTGTTCATCAACGCCGGAGCGCGGCCCCGCTGGCCCGAATTGCCGGGCCTGGACGATGTGGGCGCGATGACGTCCAAAGATATCCTGCTGCTGCGCGAGTTGCCCACACACCTGCTGATTCTCGGCGGCGGCTACATCAGCCTCGAATTCGCCCAGCTCTACGCCCGTCTGGGCAGCCGTGTCACGGTCATCGAGCAGGCCGGGCGGCTGATCGAGCGCGAGGACCCGGACGTGATGGCGGCCCTGCAAGAAGTGCTGGAGGGTGAGGGCGTATCGTTCGTGCTGGGCGCGGAGGCACTGGGCATCGAAAAGGTCGGCAGCGAGATCAAGCTCAGGGCCAAGCAGCACGGCCAGGAGCAGACTCTTTCCGGCTCGCACCTGCTCGTCGCCACCGGGCGCGTGCCCAACACCGACCACCTGAACGTGGGGGCGACGGGCGCGGCGCTCGACCAGTACGGCTTCATCGTGGTGGACGACCATCTGCTGGCCGCCGAGCAGGTCTACGCGCTGGGCGACATCAAGGGCGGTCCGGCCTTTACCCACATTTCCTACGACGATTACCGCATTGTGCGCGACGCCCTGCTGCACGGCCAGCAGCGCAAAGTCAACGAGCGGCTGGTGCCCTATACCCTCTTTACCGATCCACAACTGGGCCGGGTCGGCCTCGACCGCCAGCAGGCGCAGAAGCTGGGCCGCTCCACCCGCGTCTACACCCTGCCGATGAGCAGTGTGGCCCGCGCCATCGAGACCGACGCCACCGCCGGGCTGATGAGGGCGGTGGTGGACGACGCCAGCGATCAACTGCTCGGCGCAACGGTGCTGGGCATGGAGGGCGGCGAGGTCATGAGCGCCTTGCAACTGGCGATGATGGGCCAGCTCACCGCGACCACGCTGCGCAACGCGGTCCTGGCCCACCCGACGCTGAGCGAATCCATCAACAACCTGTTCGTGAGCGGGCCGGAGGTGCTGACTGGGCGGGCGTAG
- a CDS encoding CGNR zinc finger domain-containing protein gives MFYDESRNVSRRWCAVDSCGNQQKQT, from the coding sequence CTGTTCTACGACGAGAGCCGCAACGTCTCGCGGCGCTGGTGCGCGGTGGACAGCTGCGGCAATCAGCAGAAGCAGACCTGA
- a CDS encoding 3D domain-containing protein, whose amino-acid sequence MLKTMHLVGVFTLGFTGFGAAQSAQATVPSFAPKQAPAQANGGAALNLGSSLTQQLARAALLLHAQAPLWSGTSGSEAAPVHPKTDSKAAPAPIRPAPAVSRAATTPAAVDLNLTALPHLPGSALIEQVVRDATAVAPATPKLVAVQTAPTQTLVQAAPAKPAAPRPQSVAQPVQNQAAQQAAQVKAAQSQAAQARAAQVKAAQAKTAQFQAAQVKVAQLKAAQAKAAQLKAAQVMASQSPVTRPSTAVSSGVSRVVRATAYSSDVGQTDSSPFITATGTRVRPGVIALSRDLLRVFPYGSRVTLRDSAGLLSGRTFIVEDTMNVRLSNTIDIWMGSRGQAIQWGARSVSISSAR is encoded by the coding sequence GTGCTGAAAACGATGCATCTGGTGGGCGTATTCACGCTCGGTTTCACAGGTTTCGGGGCCGCGCAGAGCGCTCAGGCCACTGTTCCCAGCTTCGCCCCCAAGCAAGCTCCCGCGCAGGCAAATGGCGGCGCGGCGCTCAACCTGGGCAGCAGCCTGACCCAGCAACTCGCCCGCGCCGCCCTGCTGCTGCACGCCCAGGCACCGCTGTGGTCGGGGACGTCCGGCAGCGAGGCGGCTCCAGTGCATCCGAAGACTGATTCCAAAGCCGCGCCTGCCCCAATCAGGCCCGCCCCGGCAGTCAGCCGCGCCGCCACCACCCCCGCAGCTGTGGACCTCAACCTCACGGCACTGCCGCACCTGCCCGGCTCGGCCCTGATCGAGCAGGTGGTCCGCGACGCCACCGCCGTAGCGCCTGCCACGCCGAAGCTGGTGGCAGTGCAAACAGCGCCCACCCAGACACTGGTTCAGGCGGCTCCCGCCAAACCCGCTGCGCCCAGGCCACAGTCAGTGGCCCAGCCCGTTCAGAATCAGGCCGCTCAGCAGGCGGCCCAGGTCAAGGCAGCTCAAAGTCAGGCCGCGCAAGCCAGGGCAGCTCAAGTCAAAGCGGCTCAGGCGAAGACAGCACAATTCCAGGCGGCGCAGGTCAAAGTGGCCCAGTTGAAAGCAGCCCAAGCGAAGGCAGCGCAGCTCAAGGCCGCTCAGGTCATGGCCAGCCAATCGCCCGTAACGCGGCCCAGCACCGCTGTCTCCAGCGGGGTCAGCCGGGTGGTCCGGGCCACCGCCTACAGCAGCGACGTGGGCCAGACCGACAGCAGCCCGTTCATCACCGCCACCGGCACGCGGGTCCGCCCCGGCGTCATCGCCCTGAGCCGCGATCTGCTGCGTGTCTTTCCTTACGGCAGCCGCGTCACGCTGCGCGACAGTGCTGGCCTGCTGAGTGGCCGCACCTTTATCGTCGAGGACACCATGAACGTGCGCCTGTCCAACACCATCGACATCTGGATGGGCAGCCGAGGCCAGGCCATCCAGTGGGGCGCGCGCAGCGTCAGCATCAGTAGCGCTCGCTGA
- a CDS encoding ABC transporter ATP-binding protein — protein MCAVTQTTPEPVSLSALSAVNISQAFGETTVLHGVSLEVARGEVVAVTGPSGSGKSTLLHLLGGLGQPSGGAIYWEGVRVDQLSVEARASRRVRALGLVFQHHYLLPDLTVLGNLLVPGLILGEDLTGRAEELLTQVGLVGRGQAYPDVLSGGERQRLAVARALMARPAALLADEPTGSLDRANADRVARLMIGLAREYGSGVLLVTHDERLAALADRQINLLDGRLAQSPPVAQTLTAAP, from the coding sequence ATGTGCGCCGTGACCCAGACCACGCCCGAACCCGTCTCTCTATCCGCCCTGAGCGCCGTGAACATCTCTCAGGCGTTCGGCGAGACGACGGTGCTGCATGGGGTGAGTCTGGAGGTGGCGCGCGGCGAGGTGGTGGCCGTGACCGGACCTTCGGGCAGTGGCAAGAGCACGTTGCTGCACCTGCTCGGCGGTCTGGGCCAGCCCAGCGGTGGAGCCATTTACTGGGAAGGTGTGCGAGTCGATCAGCTCAGTGTCGAGGCCAGGGCCAGTCGGCGGGTGCGGGCGCTGGGGCTGGTCTTTCAGCACCATTACCTGCTGCCTGATTTGACGGTGCTGGGCAATCTGCTGGTGCCAGGCCTGATTCTGGGCGAGGACCTGACCGGGCGGGCCGAGGAACTGCTAACCCAGGTGGGCCTCGTCGGACGCGGCCAGGCGTACCCGGACGTGCTCAGCGGCGGCGAACGCCAGCGCCTGGCGGTGGCCCGCGCCCTGATGGCCCGCCCCGCTGCCTTGCTGGCCGACGAACCCACCGGCAGCCTGGACAGGGCCAATGCGGACCGGGTGGCCCGGTTGATGATCGGGCTGGCCCGCGAGTACGGCTCGGGCGTGCTGCTGGTGACGCACGACGAGCGGCTGGCGGCACTGGCGGACCGGCAAATCAATCTGCTCGACGGACGGCTGGCGCAGTCGCCGCCGGTGGCCCAGACGTTGACTGCCGCGCCCTGA
- a CDS encoding VanW family protein encodes MSNVKAWIIGGAAIAILGGALALGVAVNEGRLPAQTQVGGVDVGGLNQDEAAAKVQTALKSPTIRVSLAAADVQASTTPAATPAKPTATNPRAASTQSWTLDAGKLGYSADVSGSVAAAFSAADQRNLIEKVQDLAGQRSAQSYPLKVSVDAAVASKTLAALSADLNTAPKSGKIFFDKTRYALTPDVPGQKVDVDAAAQAFAADPSQRDLSLTVVPWTSPDSAARLQAQVDRGNALLRPLTVQLGTSQRSGVLSALQVANLFWVRPGDLEIDRAAMKRSLKTLSGYLDNPAQDARYERQGSKLVRVKEQPGLIIDQTAALQLLSKAVLDPSVKTLSLPSKVAQPTITVAALPDPNKLTLITTGVSTYYHSSPERRTNVANAAAKIDGAVVAAGGTFSFLDTLGSISEGNGFVGGLIISGGRTVDGLGGGVCQVSTTTFRALYQSGMPIVERNQHSYRVGYYEPQVGFEAAVYDPGVDLKMKNDTGGTVLIRTVNNDAKSTLEVQVWGVPQSRRVNVSGATILSSTPHPAPKFIVNPNLPRGASKQVDWAANGYDLYITRTIKDASGVRSDKVETVYKPWQAVYERGPS; translated from the coding sequence ATGAGTAACGTCAAAGCATGGATTATCGGCGGCGCGGCCATCGCCATCCTGGGCGGCGCACTGGCCCTCGGCGTGGCGGTCAACGAGGGTCGCCTGCCTGCCCAGACACAGGTGGGCGGCGTGGACGTGGGCGGTCTGAATCAGGATGAGGCAGCAGCCAAGGTGCAGACGGCCCTCAAATCGCCCACCATCCGGGTGAGCCTGGCAGCAGCCGATGTGCAGGCCAGCACCACTCCGGCAGCGACCCCAGCGAAGCCCACCGCCACCAATCCCAGGGCCGCCAGCACCCAGAGCTGGACGCTCGACGCGGGCAAGCTCGGCTACAGCGCCGACGTGAGCGGGAGTGTGGCTGCTGCCTTCAGCGCCGCCGACCAGCGCAACCTGATCGAGAAGGTGCAGGACCTGGCCGGACAGCGCAGCGCCCAGAGCTATCCGCTTAAAGTCAGTGTGGATGCCGCCGTCGCCAGCAAGACACTGGCCGCCCTGAGCGCCGATCTCAACACCGCGCCCAAAAGCGGCAAGATCTTCTTCGACAAGACCCGCTACGCCCTGACGCCGGACGTGCCGGGCCAGAAGGTGGATGTGGACGCGGCAGCCCAGGCGTTCGCCGCCGACCCGTCGCAGCGCGATTTGAGCCTGACTGTCGTGCCCTGGACCTCACCCGACAGCGCCGCCAGGTTACAGGCCCAGGTCGACAGGGGCAACGCCCTGCTGCGCCCGCTGACGGTGCAACTCGGAACGAGCCAGCGCAGCGGTGTGCTGAGCGCCTTACAGGTCGCCAACCTGTTCTGGGTGCGGCCCGGCGACCTCGAAATCGACCGGGCTGCCATGAAGCGCAGCCTGAAGACCCTCAGCGGCTACCTCGACAACCCGGCCCAGGACGCCCGCTACGAGCGTCAGGGCAGCAAGCTGGTGCGGGTCAAGGAACAGCCGGGATTGATCATCGATCAGACAGCGGCGCTGCAACTGCTGAGTAAAGCAGTCCTCGATCCCAGCGTCAAAACCCTCAGTCTGCCAAGCAAGGTGGCCCAGCCGACCATCACGGTGGCGGCGCTGCCCGACCCCAACAAACTGACCCTGATCACCACTGGAGTCAGCACCTACTACCACTCCAGCCCTGAGCGGCGCACCAACGTCGCCAACGCTGCCGCCAAGATCGACGGCGCGGTGGTTGCGGCAGGCGGCACCTTCAGCTTCCTCGACACCCTGGGCAGCATCAGCGAGGGCAACGGCTTCGTCGGCGGGCTGATCATCAGCGGCGGGCGCACCGTGGACGGCCTGGGCGGCGGCGTGTGTCAGGTGTCCACCACCACCTTCCGGGCCCTGTATCAGTCAGGTATGCCCATCGTGGAGCGCAACCAGCACTCTTACCGGGTCGGCTACTACGAGCCGCAGGTGGGCTTCGAGGCGGCGGTGTACGATCCCGGCGTCGATCTCAAGATGAAAAACGACACCGGCGGCACGGTGCTGATCCGCACCGTCAACAATGATGCCAAGAGCACTCTGGAGGTGCAGGTCTGGGGCGTGCCGCAAAGCCGCCGCGTGAATGTTTCGGGGGCCACCATCCTCAGCAGCACGCCGCACCCTGCGCCCAAGTTCATCGTCAATCCCAATCTGCCACGTGGCGCGAGCAAGCAGGTGGACTGGGCTGCCAACGGCTACGACCTCTACATCACCCGCACCATCAAAGACGCGTCCGGCGTGCGCAGCGACAAGGTCGAGACCGTCTACAAGCCCTGGCAGGCGGTTTACGAGCGCGGCCCGAGCTGA
- a CDS encoding RNA-guided endonuclease InsQ/TnpB family protein, which yields MPKKPRRDVQRFVRKAALPKSKLLDQLSHASGQLYTQVLVAYWRILRKTGNGKNGRKPVFLSQYGMEALCPKDPDGLLHSHTCGAIVGNFYSSIKSANERKKKGDQKAKYPRRRKWYYKITWKSSGIRLKDSHLILSTGKSSENVILPWTHDLPDMVEIGWKKTGGYEVRAVYEAQAGHVLGNGVAAIDQGELRTATVYDGEKATIYSGRLARSKSRYRAKVIAKLDAKISKTGKGNGKQPSSRRRKKLIRAKRRMTRQIDHQIRDIQHKQSSHLVSTLYNQGVQTVVIGDIRDIRKSMQYGAKANQKLHGWSFGKFRQMVTYKSQRLGMQAVLMDEAYTSQTCPQCAARHKPRGRTYKCKCGYVCDRDAVGAINIRAKYLDSFGKPVVGVMAPPVRGVRFAPHFSRHLKLNTSRTPGL from the coding sequence ATGCCTAAGAAGCCCAGGCGGGATGTCCAGCGGTTTGTCCGCAAAGCCGCCTTGCCCAAGAGCAAACTTCTAGACCAGTTGTCCCACGCTTCGGGTCAGTTGTATACGCAGGTCCTCGTCGCCTACTGGCGCATTCTCCGCAAGACCGGAAATGGCAAGAATGGCCGCAAGCCCGTCTTCCTTTCGCAGTACGGCATGGAAGCGCTCTGCCCCAAAGACCCTGATGGGCTGCTCCACTCCCACACCTGCGGCGCTATCGTTGGCAACTTCTATTCGTCGATCAAGAGCGCGAACGAACGCAAGAAGAAGGGGGATCAGAAGGCCAAGTACCCCCGGCGGCGCAAGTGGTACTACAAGATCACCTGGAAATCGTCGGGGATTCGCCTCAAGGACAGCCATCTCATCCTCTCTACCGGAAAAAGCAGCGAGAATGTCATTCTTCCTTGGACGCATGATTTGCCGGACATGGTAGAGATCGGCTGGAAGAAGACCGGAGGGTACGAGGTCCGGGCTGTCTACGAGGCCCAGGCGGGACACGTGCTGGGAAACGGTGTGGCGGCGATCGATCAGGGCGAACTCCGAACCGCCACTGTCTACGACGGCGAGAAGGCCACGATCTACTCCGGGCGTTTGGCGCGGAGTAAGTCGCGCTACCGGGCCAAGGTCATCGCCAAACTCGACGCCAAGATTTCCAAAACCGGAAAGGGGAACGGAAAGCAACCCAGTAGTCGCCGTCGTAAGAAGCTCATCCGTGCCAAGAGGCGCATGACTCGCCAAATCGATCATCAGATCAGAGACATTCAGCACAAGCAGAGTAGCCACCTTGTTTCCACGCTGTACAACCAGGGCGTGCAAACCGTCGTTATTGGCGACATCAGAGACATCCGCAAATCTATGCAATACGGCGCGAAAGCGAACCAGAAGCTGCACGGGTGGTCGTTTGGCAAGTTCCGCCAGATGGTTACCTATAAGAGTCAGCGACTGGGAATGCAGGCCGTGCTGATGGACGAGGCGTACACCTCGCAAACCTGCCCGCAGTGCGCTGCGCGTCATAAGCCGAGAGGCCGGACGTACAAGTGCAAGTGCGGTTACGTGTGCGATAGGGACGCCGTGGGTGCGATTAATATCCGTGCAAAGTATCTGGATTCCTTCGGGAAACCTGTAGTCGGGGTCATGGCTCCCCCCGTGAGGGGTGTTCGGTTCGCGCCGCACTTTTCGCGTCACTTGAAGCTCAACACTTCAAGAACCCCCGGCCTTTAG
- the tnpA gene encoding IS200/IS605 family transposase, with the protein MSEFKVNYKSKSNVVYRCLYHVVWTPKYRRAVLVDGVDERLKMILADVVTEMECDLMALEIMPDHVHLLVQVDPQFGIHKLVKLAKGRSSRLLRSEFPWLKSRLPTLWTNSYFVATVGGAPLEIVKQYVEDQKHA; encoded by the coding sequence GTGAGTGAGTTTAAGGTCAACTACAAATCCAAATCCAATGTGGTGTACCGCTGTCTCTATCACGTTGTTTGGACGCCGAAATACCGACGTGCAGTGTTGGTGGATGGAGTAGATGAACGCCTGAAAATGATTCTTGCGGACGTGGTAACAGAAATGGAATGCGATCTCATGGCGCTGGAGATCATGCCGGATCATGTTCATCTTTTGGTGCAGGTAGATCCTCAGTTTGGTATCCATAAGCTCGTCAAGCTGGCAAAAGGCCGTTCCAGTCGCCTGCTGCGCTCAGAGTTCCCGTGGCTGAAATCGCGGCTTCCGACCCTCTGGACGAACAGTTATTTCGTCGCTACCGTTGGCGGCGCACCGCTGGAAATCGTGAAGCAGTACGTGGAGGACCAGAAGCATGCCTAA
- a CDS encoding GNAT family N-acetyltransferase encodes MIRDAVADDFPAIHAVINDAAEAYRGIIPADRWHEPYMSESELAGQMAEGVRFRCFVDNGGGVGNGVIGVMGIQDRGEVKLIRHAYVRTDHRSRGIGALLLADLIADEGQPILIGTWQAAAWAIRFYQKHGFVLVSETEKTRLLRKFWTIPERQIETSVVLADQRYCPELTE; translated from the coding sequence GTGATCAGGGACGCTGTCGCTGACGATTTCCCGGCGATCCACGCCGTCATCAACGACGCTGCCGAGGCGTACCGGGGTATCATTCCGGCGGACCGCTGGCACGAGCCGTACATGAGCGAATCGGAACTGGCCGGGCAGATGGCGGAGGGCGTCCGGTTCCGCTGCTTTGTCGATAACGGCGGTGGTGTGGGCAATGGGGTCATCGGCGTGATGGGCATACAGGACAGAGGCGAGGTGAAACTGATCAGGCACGCCTACGTCCGTACCGACCACCGGAGCCGGGGCATCGGGGCGTTGCTGCTCGCGGACCTGATTGCCGATGAAGGGCAGCCCATCCTGATCGGCACCTGGCAGGCCGCTGCCTGGGCCATCCGGTTTTATCAGAAACACGGTTTTGTACTGGTCTCGGAAACTGAGAAAACCCGGCTGCTCAGAAAATTCTGGACCATCCCGGAGCGGCAGATCGAAACGTCGGTGGTGCTGGCCGATCAGCGCTACTGCCCTGAGTTGACCGAATAA
- a CDS encoding LacI family DNA-binding transcriptional regulator, translating into MHKPTIQDVARLAGVGVGTVSRVLNNHAAVRDSTRQTVLSAIRDLEYVPNPHARRIAGGKSYTISILLPVITTEFYVRLLDGLESAFQEARYDVAIFPLLDRSRLERYLGSHTLAYQADGLVMATYNLTQMLSENRLRDQQPMVLVDAYADGVDCARMDNHLGGRMAGQFLAQQPGYSYAVWVETELDQIFTSRVFEERSAGFHAAMAEAGRTVSGEFISSFDAHAARTVAGQVLDAAQFPATIFASADLLAGALLDEAQVRGIAVGSDLKVLGFDDQPWAAARGLSTLHQPVEAMAYEAATLLLARLSGYRGPPRVRTFEPRLVLRSSTGDS; encoded by the coding sequence ATGCACAAACCGACCATTCAGGATGTGGCGCGGCTGGCGGGCGTCGGCGTCGGTACCGTCTCGCGGGTCCTCAACAACCATGCCGCCGTACGTGACAGCACCCGGCAGACGGTGCTGAGCGCCATCCGCGATCTGGAATACGTGCCCAACCCTCACGCCCGGCGCATCGCGGGCGGCAAGTCCTACACCATCAGCATTCTGCTGCCAGTCATCACCACCGAATTCTATGTGCGGCTGCTCGACGGCCTGGAGTCGGCCTTTCAGGAAGCCCGCTACGACGTGGCGATCTTTCCTCTGCTCGACCGCTCGCGCCTGGAGCGCTACCTGGGCAGCCATACCCTGGCCTACCAGGCCGACGGCCTGGTGATGGCCACCTACAACCTGACCCAGATGCTCAGCGAAAACCGCCTGCGCGACCAGCAGCCGATGGTGCTGGTGGACGCCTACGCTGACGGCGTGGACTGCGCCCGGATGGACAACCACCTCGGCGGGCGGATGGCCGGGCAGTTCCTGGCCCAGCAGCCGGGCTACAGCTACGCCGTCTGGGTCGAGACCGAACTCGATCAGATCTTTACCTCGCGGGTCTTCGAGGAGCGCAGCGCGGGCTTTCATGCGGCGATGGCGGAGGCGGGCCGGACGGTCAGCGGCGAGTTCATCAGCTCGTTTGACGCCCATGCCGCGCGCACGGTGGCCGGGCAGGTGCTGGACGCCGCCCAGTTCCCGGCGACCATCTTCGCGTCTGCCGACCTGCTGGCTGGGGCGCTGCTCGATGAGGCCCAGGTGCGCGGCATCGCGGTGGGAAGCGATCTCAAGGTGCTGGGTTTCGACGATCAGCCCTGGGCGGCGGCGCGTGGCCTGAGCACCCTGCACCAGCCCGTCGAGGCGATGGCCTACGAGGCTGCCACTTTGCTGCTCGCGCGCCTCTCCGGGTACCGGGGACCGCCGCGCGTCCGTACTTTCGAGCCGAGGCTGGTGCTGCGCTCCAGTACCGGAGATTCGTGA
- a CDS encoding SCO family protein — protein sequence MTELDRTDVHPASADPALGRPWYVSLTFALIAVALLLGGVWFYARLKTPFPFFGTAYTPPKSAPVFSGTDQNNAAYTFAPNGKTTALFFGFTHCPNICPLSLTYLNKLRERLPAAERRDFQVVLISVDPQRDTPEQLKSYLSFFGTATGVHISEPELKKVALSYGAGYNKADIRGPDDYQINHTTATYLIDRQGKIRLIWDYTQLPQLARLQADVQEVMQ from the coding sequence ATGACCGAGCTTGACCGTACTGATGTTCATCCCGCCTCCGCTGACCCGGCGCTGGGCCGCCCCTGGTATGTCTCGCTGACTTTCGCCCTGATCGCCGTGGCGCTACTGCTCGGCGGGGTGTGGTTCTACGCAAGGCTCAAGACGCCGTTTCCCTTTTTCGGCACTGCCTACACGCCGCCGAAAAGCGCCCCGGTCTTTTCCGGCACCGACCAGAACAACGCCGCCTACACCTTCGCGCCCAATGGCAAGACCACCGCGCTGTTTTTCGGCTTCACCCACTGCCCCAATATCTGCCCGCTGAGCCTGACCTACTTGAACAAACTGCGCGAGCGCCTGCCTGCCGCCGAGCGCCGCGACTTCCAGGTGGTACTCATCAGCGTCGATCCGCAGCGTGACACGCCAGAGCAGCTCAAGTCCTATCTCAGCTTCTTCGGCACGGCCACCGGCGTTCATATTTCCGAACCCGAACTGAAGAAGGTCGCACTCAGCTACGGCGCGGGCTACAACAAAGCCGACATCAGGGGACCGGACGACTACCAGATCAACCACACCACCGCCACTTATCTGATTGACCGGCAAGGCAAAATTCGCCTGATCTGGGACTACACCCAGCTCCCGCAACTCGCACGCCTTCAGGCCGACGTGCAGGAGGTGATGCAGTGA
- a CDS encoding cytochrome c oxidase assembly protein, with translation MSLPVSSVPGNLDPSQLNPSLAELLALRFDPLVWLPILAVGAWYFVAFARSRRAHPGVWPIWRAVLFGLGLIVTVIVTQSQAITLTLNSMALYMGRLMLLAELVPPLVVLGLPGHFKLSRSSPAGQFLSVLLDPWVALALWFAIIIFWNIPAGFNASVVTNTAGALLPALYLLGGLLVWSVILRPLPSIQGRSLGNRGWFGLLSGLPMMAVAATWLYSPTVLYTPYVSALCLWNLTPLQNQSISGWIMMLAGLPGMALALVQLMGWLIELADSGTQQPPPPAA, from the coding sequence GTGAGTCTGCCAGTCAGTAGCGTGCCGGGCAACCTTGATCCCAGTCAGCTCAACCCCAGCCTGGCCGAATTGCTGGCGCTGCGCTTCGACCCGCTGGTGTGGCTGCCGATCCTGGCCGTGGGCGCATGGTATTTCGTGGCCTTCGCACGCAGCCGCCGGGCGCATCCCGGTGTGTGGCCAATCTGGCGGGCGGTGCTGTTCGGCCTGGGCCTGATCGTCACCGTGATCGTGACCCAGAGTCAGGCCATCACGCTGACCCTCAACAGCATGGCGCTCTACATGGGCCGCCTGATGCTGCTGGCCGAATTGGTGCCGCCGCTGGTCGTGCTGGGGTTGCCGGGGCACTTCAAACTCTCCCGCAGCTCTCCCGCCGGGCAGTTCCTCAGTGTGCTGCTCGATCCCTGGGTGGCGCTGGCACTGTGGTTTGCCATTATCATCTTCTGGAACATCCCGGCGGGCTTCAACGCCAGCGTCGTGACCAACACGGCGGGCGCGCTGCTTCCCGCGCTGTACCTGCTGGGCGGCTTGCTGGTCTGGTCGGTCATCTTGCGGCCCCTCCCGAGCATCCAGGGCCGCAGCCTGGGCAACCGGGGCTGGTTCGGGCTGCTCAGCGGGCTGCCGATGATGGCGGTGGCGGCCACCTGGCTCTACAGCCCCACCGTCCTGTACACGCCGTATGTGAGTGCGCTGTGCCTGTGGAACCTGACCCCGCTGCAAAACCAGAGCATCAGTGGCTGGATCATGATGCTGGCGGGCCTGCCGGGCATGGCGCTGGCCCTGGTGCAGCTGATGGGCTGGCTAATCGAGCTGGCCGACAGCGGCACCCAGCAGCCCCCGCCGCCCGCCGCATGA